The Harpia harpyja isolate bHarHar1 chromosome 10, bHarHar1 primary haplotype, whole genome shotgun sequence genome includes a region encoding these proteins:
- the LOC128147389 gene encoding C-type lectin domain family 17, member A-like, with product MARQETYGNWLGPPLAPAKRLVRQAGIYSVAGKMTPVGDFRPASPDSFEDDYDDVSLSEMDRGHKTPVTDEDLQSQRSKGGTGVYILAGKPASPNPSQKGHSDPRGGRGRSRRVTSVAILYVLVALSFAAWVLLFALAMVKQMEIMAELKLLRSNYSENQANVRQELSETQREQTRMRTGMHKYYEELQDIAALICRSVLDNKKCSAGWKIFEKSCYSFSTETMSWLDAKEICADQGAHLVIINSEQEQKFLKDNINSSSTYWLGVTDQLEEGTWVWTNGEHTSISYWNTWTENKDKDQKDCGSIGPGGIWNDDRCSHTNHWICEKSWNC from the exons ATGGCCCGGCAGGAGACCTATGGCAACTGGTTGGGTCCCCCGCTGGCACCCGCCAAGCGGCTGGTGAGACAAGCAG gaatTTACTCCGTTGCTGGGAAAATGACACCCGTGGGTGACTTCAGACCAG cATCCCCAGACAGCTTCGAGGACGATTATGACGACGTGTCCCTGTCGGAGATGGATCGTGGCCACAAGACACCGGTGACTGATGAAGATCTGCAGAGCCAGAGGAGCAAAGGAGGGACAG GGGTTTACATCCTTGCGGGGAAACCGGCATCTCCAAATCCTTCCCAAAAAG gtcATTCGGACCCCAGAGGTGGCAGGGGACGGAGCCGCAGGGTGACGTCAGTGGCCATCCTCTACGTCCTGGTAGCGCTGAGCTTTGCCGCGTGGGTGCTGCTTTTCGCACTGGCCATGGTGAAGC agatGGAAATCATGGCGGAATTAAAGCTCTTGAGGTCAAACTACTCAGAGAATCAAGCCAACG tGCGGCAGGAGCTGTCGGAGACGCAACGGGAACAGACGCGGATGCGGACCGGGATGCACAAATACTACGAGGAATTGCAGGACATCGCAG CGCTGATCTGCAGATCCGTCCTGGACAACAAGAAGTGCTCGGCCGGCTGGAAGATCTTTGAGAAAAGCTGCTACTCCTTCTCGACAGAGACGATGAGTTGGCTGGATGCAAAGGAGATCTGCGCCGACCAAGGCGCTCACCTGGTCATCATCAACTCGGAGCAGGAGCAG AAGTTCCTGAAGGACAATATTAACAGCAGCAGCACGTACTGGCTGGGAGTGACGGATCAGTTGGAGGAAGGCACCTGGGTCTGGACTAACGGCGAACATACAAGTATTAG ctACTGGAACACGTGGACGGAGAACAAAGACAAGGACCAGAAGGACTGCGGCAGCATCGGACCCGGCGGCATCTGGAACGACGACAGATGCTCCCACACCAACCACTGGATTTGCGAAAAGTCCTGGAACTGCTGa